One genomic window of Punica granatum isolate Tunisia-2019 chromosome 1, ASM765513v2, whole genome shotgun sequence includes the following:
- the LOC116209124 gene encoding vicilin-like seed storage protein At2g18540 isoform X2 codes for MRSFPLKLSLLNLNPLFNCATSIPSPPSLGHAMDEKMALPFCLKWSLSPPFLDAVAYSSMRFSHSRALQVGASAVETQLGLYLHENQTEEDQLNEVQINGDDDFRERERRRKIGLANKGKVPWNVGKKHSAETREKIRQRTIEALRNPKVRKKMGEHPRPHSDQIKAKIRSSLRRIWGERLKEKRLKENFYLSWWNNIAKTAKQGLGDQEELEWDSFDKIKRELALQQLKRMAEKEAAKIIAMVKAHRAAEAKAERLARLARKRKEREEKRKEREEKKKMMPKNLKENKDELQVNRLKQRLEKIHRKKAVAVQRDTTLSHMPSWEKMDLEHIKKKKVTNRLSLADQIQAARNKRAESIAQEPFLAYNSSFQ; via the exons ATGCGATCCTTCCCCTT GAAATTATCGCTTCTGAATCTGAACCCGCTTTTCAACTGCGCAACAAGCATCCCATCTCCTCCGTCGCTTGGACATGCCATGGATGAGAAGATGGCACTACCATTTTGTCTAAAGTGGAGCTTATCACCGCCATTTCTTGATGCTGTTGCATATTCTTCCATGAGATTTTCTCATTCAAGAGCATTGCAAGTTGGGGCATCTGCTGTAGAAACACAGCTTGGCTTATATTTACACGAGAACCAGACTGAGGAAGATCAACTCAACGAAGTTCAAATAAATGGTGATGATGATTTTAGGGAAAGggagaggagaagaaaaataggACTAGCAAACAAAGGGAAGGTACCTTGGAACGTAGGCAAGAAACATAGTGCAG AAACTCGGGAGAAAATCAGGCAGAGAACAATAGAAGCACTGAGGAATCCAAAG GTCAGGAAGAAGATGGGCGAACATCCTCGTCCTCATAG TGATCAGATTAAGGCAAAGATCAGATCCTCACTTAGACGAATTTGGGGAGAGCGTTTGAAAGAGAAGAGATTGAAGGAGAACTTCTACTTATCATGGTGGAATAACATTGCAAAGACAGCAAAGCAAGGATTGGGTGACCAAGAAGAGCTGGAATGGGACagttttgataaaattaaacGTGAATTAGCTCTCCAGCAACTCAAGAGGATGGCCGAGAAGGAAGCCGCCAAGATAATAGCAATGGTGAAAGCACATAGAGCAGCTGAGGCAAAAGCAGAGAGGCTGGCAAGGCTTGCTcggaagagaaaagagagggaagagaagagaaaagaaagagaggagaaaaagaaaatgatgccGAAAAATCTAAAGGAAAACAAAGATGAGCTTCAAGTTAATCGGCTTAAACAGAGGTTGGAAAAG ATTCACAGAAAGAAAGCAGTCGCAGTTCAAAGGGATACAACACTCTCTCATATGCCATCCTGGGAGAAGATGGATCTGGAAcacataaagaaaaagaaagtgacAAACAGACTGTCACTTGCGGATCAGATTCAAGCTGCCAGGAACAAGAGAGCAGAATCCATTGCACAGGAACCTTTTTTAGCTTACAATTCGTCCTTCCAGTGA
- the LOC116209134 gene encoding malate dehydrogenase, mitochondrial, with amino-acid sequence MRSSMFQLLRSGSASRASLLRRGYSSGAVPERKVAVLGAAGGIGQPLSLLMKLNPLVSKLALYDIAGTPGVAADVSHINTRSEIAGYAGEDQLGQALEGSDVVIIPAGVPRKPGMTRDDLFNINAGIVKSLCTAIAKYCPNALVNMISNPVNSTVPIAAEVFKKAGTYDEKKLFGVTTLDVVRAKTFYAGKAKVPVEEVNVPVVGGHAGITILPLFSQATPKANLPDEDIKALTKRTQDGGTEVVEAKAGKGSATLSMAYAGALFADACLKGLNGVPDVVECSFVQSSITELPFFASKVKLGKNGVDEVFGLGPLSDYEKQGLESLIPELKASIEKGIKFANQS; translated from the exons atgagatcTTCAATGTTCCAGTTGCTCAGATCGGGATCAGCTTCTCGGGCGAGCCTACTCCGCCGTGGCTACAGCTCTGGCGCCGTGCCGGAGCGGAAGGTGGCGGTCCTCGGGGCCGCTGGTGGCATCGGCCAGCCCCTCTCCCTCCTCATGAAACTCAATCCGCTCGTTTCCAAGCTCGCTCTCTACGATATCGCTGGCACTCCCGGCGTTGCAGCTGATGTCAGCCACATCAACACTAGATCTGAG ATTGCCGGATACGCTGGTGAAGACCAGCTGGGGCAAGCTTTGGAGGGATCAGATGTTGTCATCATTCCAGCTGGTGTGCCAAGAAAGCCTGGAATGACCCGCGATGATCTCTTTAACATCAATGCAGGCATTGTCAAGTCTCTGTGTACTGCCATCGCAAAATACTGCCCCAAC GCACTCGTGAATATGATTAGCAACCCTGTGAACTCGACAGTCCCAATTGCAGCAGAGGTTTTCAAGAAGGCAGGAACATATGATGAGAAGAAACTGTTCGGCGTGACAACTCTTGATGTTGTTCGGGCCAAGACTTTCTATGCTGGAAAGGCTAAAGTCCCTGTAGAAG AGGTTAATGTACCAGTTGTTGGTGGGCATGCTGGCATAACCATCCTCCCATTGTTCTCCCAA GCCACACCAAAAGCCAATTTGCCTGATGAAGATATCAAGGCACTTACTAAACGGACTCAAGATGGAGGAACGGAAGTTGTGGAGGCAAAGGCCGGAAAGGGATCTGCAACACTTTCAATGGC CTATGCAGGAGCCTTGTTTGCTGATGCTTGCCTGAAGGGACTGAATGGAGTTCCTGATGTGGTCGAATGCTCGTTTGTGCAGTCTAGCATCACTGAACTGCCTTTCTTTGCTTCTAAG GTGAAGCTCGGGAAGAATGGCGTGGATGAAGTCTTTGGGCTAGGCCCATTATCGGACTATGAGAAACAAGGTCTGGAGAGCCTCATCCCTGAACTCAAAGCCTCCATCGAGAAGGGAATCAAGTTTGCGAACCAGAGCTAG
- the LOC116209124 gene encoding inner centromere protein isoform X1: protein MMLVNSIRKLSLLNLNPLFNCATSIPSPPSLGHAMDEKMALPFCLKWSLSPPFLDAVAYSSMRFSHSRALQVGASAVETQLGLYLHENQTEEDQLNEVQINGDDDFRERERRRKIGLANKGKVPWNVGKKHSAETREKIRQRTIEALRNPKVRKKMGEHPRPHSDQIKAKIRSSLRRIWGERLKEKRLKENFYLSWWNNIAKTAKQGLGDQEELEWDSFDKIKRELALQQLKRMAEKEAAKIIAMVKAHRAAEAKAERLARLARKRKEREEKRKEREEKKKMMPKNLKENKDELQVNRLKQRLEKIHRKKAVAVQRDTTLSHMPSWEKMDLEHIKKKKVTNRLSLADQIQAARNKRAESIAQEPFLAYNSSFQ, encoded by the exons ATGATGCTCGTGAATTCTATCAGGAAATTATCGCTTCTGAATCTGAACCCGCTTTTCAACTGCGCAACAAGCATCCCATCTCCTCCGTCGCTTGGACATGCCATGGATGAGAAGATGGCACTACCATTTTGTCTAAAGTGGAGCTTATCACCGCCATTTCTTGATGCTGTTGCATATTCTTCCATGAGATTTTCTCATTCAAGAGCATTGCAAGTTGGGGCATCTGCTGTAGAAACACAGCTTGGCTTATATTTACACGAGAACCAGACTGAGGAAGATCAACTCAACGAAGTTCAAATAAATGGTGATGATGATTTTAGGGAAAGggagaggagaagaaaaataggACTAGCAAACAAAGGGAAGGTACCTTGGAACGTAGGCAAGAAACATAGTGCAG AAACTCGGGAGAAAATCAGGCAGAGAACAATAGAAGCACTGAGGAATCCAAAG GTCAGGAAGAAGATGGGCGAACATCCTCGTCCTCATAG TGATCAGATTAAGGCAAAGATCAGATCCTCACTTAGACGAATTTGGGGAGAGCGTTTGAAAGAGAAGAGATTGAAGGAGAACTTCTACTTATCATGGTGGAATAACATTGCAAAGACAGCAAAGCAAGGATTGGGTGACCAAGAAGAGCTGGAATGGGACagttttgataaaattaaacGTGAATTAGCTCTCCAGCAACTCAAGAGGATGGCCGAGAAGGAAGCCGCCAAGATAATAGCAATGGTGAAAGCACATAGAGCAGCTGAGGCAAAAGCAGAGAGGCTGGCAAGGCTTGCTcggaagagaaaagagagggaagagaagagaaaagaaagagaggagaaaaagaaaatgatgccGAAAAATCTAAAGGAAAACAAAGATGAGCTTCAAGTTAATCGGCTTAAACAGAGGTTGGAAAAG ATTCACAGAAAGAAAGCAGTCGCAGTTCAAAGGGATACAACACTCTCTCATATGCCATCCTGGGAGAAGATGGATCTGGAAcacataaagaaaaagaaagtgacAAACAGACTGTCACTTGCGGATCAGATTCAAGCTGCCAGGAACAAGAGAGCAGAATCCATTGCACAGGAACCTTTTTTAGCTTACAATTCGTCCTTCCAGTGA
- the LOC116209115 gene encoding uncharacterized protein LOC116209115, translated as MMGSKSHSSKSSSPPSSFVYFRCIPILTVLVLSLTYLFLLFVPLRHVPRGSSSRLDETQFEGDLRDVMFPWNRLCFGPTFEKLKIAAFSKTWPIGAGPGGMERHAATLYRSLAQRGHKIHVFTVPSDRKPHGDIHEGNLHVYFAANDHGSVNCSLAFEIFNGVNADGAFDYVHTESVSLPHWRAKNVPNVAVTWHGIWYEIMHSKIFQELLSDPKGVLPGSVNELQEAVPRLLDEIRFFPSYTQHICISKSAADVLVRIYQLPPRDVHVILNGVDESRFIPDTESGIHFREKHRIPRNATIVLGVAGRLVQDKGHPLLYEAFASLSWRHPGVFLLVAGSGPWARRYSELGPSVRVLGPLEPSELSGFYNAIDVFVNPTLRPQGLDLTIIEAMHCGKPVLAPNYPSISGTVVLNEGLGYTFSPNVKSFVEALESVVRDGPEKLKGKGMACKEHALGLFTATKMASAYERFFLCLKNPRYCQYPLQSDC; from the coding sequence ATGATGGGATCAAAGTCTCATAGCAGCAAGAGCAGCTCGCCACCTTCCAGCTTTGTCTACTTCAGATGCATCCCAATCCTCACCGTCTTGGTCCTCTCCTTAACCTACTTGTTCCTCCTCTTCGTCCCGCTCCGGCATGTCCCCCGAGGGTCCTCCTCTCGTCTTGACGAGACCCAGTTCGAAGGAGACCTGCGGGATGTTATGTTTCCGTGGAACAGGCTCTGCTTTGGTCCAACCTTTGAGAAGCTCAAGATCGCCGCCTTCTCCAAGACTTGGCCTATCGGGGCAGGCCCCGGTGGAATGGAGCGGCATGCTGCAACTCTCTACCGGTCCCTGGCCCAGCGTGGACACAAGATCCATGTGTTCACCGTGCCTTCTGATAGGAAACCTCACGGGGACATCCACGAGGGGAACCTCCATGTCTATTTCGCTGCGAATGATCACGGGTCGGTGAACTGTTCCCTCGCATTTGAGATATTCAACGGGGTTAATGCCGACGGGGCCTTCGACTATGTCCACACTGAGAGTGTATCCCTCCCACACTGGCGCGCGAAGAATGTTCCCAACGTGGCAGTGACTTGGCACGGGATCTGGTACGAGATCATGCACTCAAAGATATTCCAGGAGCTCCTCTCGGACCCAAAAGGGGTCCTCCCGGGGTCCGTGAACGAGCTCCAGGAGGCAGTCCCAAGGCTTCTAGACGAGATAAGGTTCTTCCCGAGCTACACTCAACATATCTGTATCAGCAAGAGCGCTGCCGATGTTCTGGTCAGGATCTACCAGCTACCACCTAGGGACGTCCATGTCATACTCAACGGGGTCGACGAGTCGAGATTTATCCCTGACACTGAAAGCGGCATCCATTTTCGAGAAAAGCACCGGATCCCACGCAATGCCACCATCGTGTTGGGAGTGGCAGGCCGGCTTGTCCAGGACAAGGGCCACCCTCTCCTGTACGAGGCCTTTGCTTCGCTCTCATGGCGCCACCCAGGGGTTTTCCTCCTTGTGGCAGGATCAGGCCCGTGGGCTAGGAGATACTCAGAGCTAGGCCCGAGCGTGAGGGTCCTAGGACCTCTAGAGCCCTCGGAGCTCTCTGGTTTCTACAACGCCATTGACGTGTTTGTGAACCCGACTCTGAGGCCCCAAGGGCTTGACCTAACAATCATCGAAGCAATGCATTGCGGGAAGCCTGTTCTGGCCCCAAACTACCCGAGCATTTCCGGGACAGTAGTCCTAAATGAGGGACTCGGTTATACTTTCTCCCCGAATGTTAAGTCGTTCGTCGAGGCCCTGGAATCAGTTGTGAGAGATGGTCCTGAGAAGTTGAAGGGCAAGGGAATGGCGTGTAAGGAACATGCTCTTGGTTTGTTCACAGCTACTAAGATGGCCTCTGCTTATGAGAGGTTCTTCCTCTGCCTGAAGAACCCGAGATACTGTCAGTATCCTCTTCAATCGGATTGTTAA
- the LOC116209106 gene encoding ABC transporter G family member 10 — protein sequence MELPLKSPDSGGSDISLAWRMPYKLETKNLSYKLCTKLEEYNWACFETRKRAPKFILKDVNCEARPGEITAIAGPSGAGKTTLLEVLAANKESNGGKVLGQVLVNGQPIDSRWIQRLSGYVSQEDALFGSLTVEETLMYSALFRLRVGRREAADRVRELIKELGLDHVSSSRVGGTGWDRGISGGEKRRVSIGVELVHDPPVILIDEPTSGLDSASALHLVRLLKFMALHQGKTIVLTIHQPGFRILELIDRVVLLSDGLVLHNGSLALLEEKLMFAGLRVPNHANVLEYAIDAIESMDPQDHEEAQNFLRGNGEGGGKVNAHCGVIIPDEKTHSYLNCWLEEVLILGRRFCSNIFRTKQLFATRVIQALAAGFMLGTIFLDAGDDVGPLALQTRLGFFAFSLTFLLSSTTEGLPIFLQERRILMRETSRGAYRVSSYVISNTLVFVPFLLMVGSLYSVPVYWLVGLRSSTEGFLYFLLVVWMVLLMSNSFVACFSALVPNFITGTSVIAGLMGSFFLFSGYFIAKDNIPIYWTWMHYLSLFKYPFECFLVNEYGGLQGRSRCLEFGDGQCTLTGSGFLRQQELEESAKWNNLGVMFGFIIGYRVLCFLILWFRCYQTRN from the coding sequence ATGGAACTGCCACTGAAGTCACCGGATTCCGGTGGCTCTGACATCTCCCTTGCGTGGAGAATGCCGTACAAGTTGGAGACAAAGAACCTCTCCTACAAGCTATGCACCAAGCTGGAGGAGTACAACTGGGCCTGCTTCGAGACCCGAAAGAGGGCTCCCAAGTTCATCCTGAAGGATGTGAATTGTGAGGCAAGGCCCGGAGAGATCACGGCCATTGCAGGACCTAGTGGGGCCGGGAAGACGACGCTGCTCGAAGTCTTGGCGGCCAATAAAGAGTCGAATGGTGGGAAGGTATTGGGCCAGGTGCTTGTAAACGGTCAGCCCATTGACTCGAGGTGGATCCAGAGGTTGTCTGGCTATGTCTCGCAAGAGGACGCATTGTTCGGTTCGCTGACAGTCGAGGAGACTCTGATGTATAGTGCACTCTTTAGGCTTCGAGTTGGGAGAAGGGAGGCTGCGGATAGAGTTAGAGAGCTTATCAAGGAGCTCGGTCTTGATCATGTCTCAAGTTCAAGAGTAGGAGGGACAGGATGGGATCGGGGTATATCAGGTGGGGAGAAGAGGAGAGTCTCGATAGGAGTTGAACTAGTTCATGACCCGCCGGTGATTCTTATTGATGAGCCTACTTCAGGATTGGATTCTGCCTCGGCTTTGCACTTGGTGAGGTTGCTGAAGTTTATGGCGCTTCACCAAGGGAAGACAATTGTGCTCACCATTCACCAGCCTGGTTTTCGAATTCTCGAGCTCATTGATCGGGTTGTTCTGCTTTCTGACGGGCTTGTTCTACATAATGGGTCTTTAGCTCTCCTCGAGGAGAAGCTCATGTTTGcaggacttcgggttcccaaTCATGCCAACGTGCTCGAATATGCCATCGATGCCATAGAAAGCATGGACCCGCAGGACCACGAAGAGGCCCAGAATTTCCTTCGAGGAAATGGCGAAGGAGGAGGTAAAGTCAATGCTCATTGCGGCGTAATAATCCCTGATGAGAAGACTCACTCTTACCTCAATTGCTGGTTGGAAGAGGTTCTGATCCTTGGCAGGAGATTCTGTAGCAATATTTTTCGAACAAAACAACTCTTTGCCACAAGAGTCATCCAAGCACTAGCGGCGGGATTTATGCTTGGGACGATTTTCTTGGATGCCGGGGACGACGTTGGCCCACTGGCTCTGCAGACCCGACTTGGGTTCTTTGCGTTTAGTCTCACGTTCTTGCTGTCTTCCACCACAGAAGGCCTCCCAATCTTCCTTCAAGAGAGGAGGATCCTAATGAGGGAAACCTCAAGAGGGGCATATAGAGTGTCTTCTTACGTCATCTCTAATACCTTGGTTTTTGTCCCGTTCCTTCTGATGGTCGGGAGTCTGTACTCTGTCCCGGTTTATTGGCTAGTCGGTCTGAGAAGCAGCACAGAGGGGTTCTTATACTTCCTTCTCGTGGTTTGGATGGTTCTTTTGATGTCAAACTCCTTTGTGGCCTGTTTCAGTGCCCTCGTCCCTAACTTTATAACGGGTACCTCAGTGATCGCAGGACTAATGGGCTCATTCTTCCTGTTTTCGGGCTATTTCATCGCAAAAGATAACATCCCTATCTACTGGACTTGGATGCACTACCTGAGCCTATTCAAGTACCCCTTTGAGTGTTTCTTGGTAAATGAGTATGGAGGGCTCCAGGGAAGAAGCAGGTGCTTGGAGTTTGGGGACGGGCAGTGTACATTAACCGGAAGCGGATTCTTGAGGCAACAAGAGTTGGAGGAGTCGGCAAAATGGAACAACCTAGGCGTGATGTTCGGTTTTATCATTGGGTACAGAGTCCTCTGTTTTCTGATCTTGTGGTTCAGATGTTACCAGACTAGAAATTAA